In a single window of the Acidobacteriota bacterium genome:
- a CDS encoding ergothioneine biosynthesis protein EgtB, which yields MAQTVTAAETRHLLDRYRNVRSRTVELCEPLEIEDYIPQPIVDVSPPKWNIAHTTWFFEEMILKKYSSGYKPFDPLFGFLFNSYYNTVGERTARDQRGNMSRPTVKRVFEYREYVDAVMAKLLASTNGVTPLEGLVELGLNHEEQHQELFLTDLKYTFSLNPAFPAYRPGFAPEEITEDTTRELLTVGEGIYEIGHNRIGFCFDNELGRHKVYLQAFEIADTLITNREYLEFISEDGYRDHRLWHAEGWDWLARENVNAPLYWREIDGEWHQFTLGGLRELPLDAPVCHVSFYEAAAFAEWKGMRLPTEFEWEIASDQFSWGKRWEWTNSAYLPYPGFSRSEGAVGEYNGKFMVNQMVLRGASIATPPGHSRPTYRNFFHPHLRWQFTGIRLAK from the coding sequence ATGGCTCAGACAGTAACGGCCGCTGAAACAAGACATCTGCTTGACCGATATCGCAACGTCCGATCGCGGACCGTAGAGCTTTGCGAGCCGCTCGAGATCGAGGATTACATTCCGCAGCCTATCGTAGATGTCTCGCCGCCGAAGTGGAACATTGCCCACACAACATGGTTCTTTGAGGAAATGATCCTCAAGAAATACTCGTCGGGCTACAAACCTTTCGACCCGCTATTCGGCTTTCTTTTCAACAGTTACTACAACACTGTCGGCGAACGCACCGCACGTGACCAACGCGGCAATATGAGCCGTCCGACCGTAAAACGGGTCTTCGAATATCGCGAGTACGTCGACGCCGTGATGGCGAAACTGCTGGCATCAACGAACGGCGTGACGCCGCTTGAAGGTCTGGTTGAACTCGGGCTGAATCACGAAGAGCAGCATCAAGAGCTATTCCTGACGGATCTGAAATATACATTCAGTCTAAATCCTGCGTTTCCCGCTTATCGCCCAGGCTTCGCTCCCGAAGAGATCACAGAAGACACAACCCGCGAATTGCTCACCGTCGGCGAAGGAATTTACGAGATCGGCCACAACAGGATCGGATTCTGTTTTGACAATGAACTCGGCCGTCACAAAGTTTACCTGCAAGCATTTGAGATAGCCGACACTCTCATTACGAATCGCGAATATCTCGAATTCATTTCCGAAGACGGATATAGGGATCATCGCCTTTGGCACGCAGAGGGCTGGGATTGGCTTGCACGTGAGAACGTAAATGCTCCGTTGTACTGGAGAGAGATCGACGGCGAATGGCATCAATTCACGCTCGGAGGACTTAGAGAATTGCCGCTCGACGCTCCTGTCTGCCACGTTTCTTTCTACGAAGCGGCTGCATTCGCCGAATGGAAAGGAATGCGGCTGCCAACAGAATTCGAATGGGAAATAGCGTCGGATCAATTCTCGTGGGGGAAACGCTGGGAATGGACGAATTCAGCATATCTACCGTATCCGGGATTCAGCCGATCGGAAGGCGCGGTCGGCGAATACAACGGGAAATTCATGGTCAATCAGATGGTGCTTCGCGGAGCGTCAATCGCCACGCCGCCCGGGCACAGCCGGCCGACCTACCGCAATTTCTTCCATCCGCATCTACGCTGGCAGTTCACAGGAATTAGGTTGGCAAAGTAA